In one Dunckerocampus dactyliophorus isolate RoL2022-P2 chromosome 9, RoL_Ddac_1.1, whole genome shotgun sequence genomic region, the following are encoded:
- the LOC129187248 gene encoding MAGUK p55 subfamily member 4-like — protein sequence MMTHTVEDGVSEALASMAEDVSSAVSRNVSGAHLLHELLSAPWLHALLQIYECLLEFRRLSPHPFLPHASGLAHEVQSVLQMVHISSAEASELHGLLSCPHVKALLSCHDAVARADFEPVLPALPDGLPEDEEAMRIVCLVKNKQPLGATIRKDEGTGEIFIARVIRGGLADRSGLLHPGDLLLEVNGKPLSGLQPEQVIHILMKSQGTILFKVVPNASQLSSGTKPVFMRAMVDYCPLQDSSIPCPDAGVAFSKGDLLEVVDRSDGQWWQARRLPSSASCTGLIPSAAMLKGEVELPHMLRGHGATCCQPFDRISKTSLLFQRMNFKTSTPQMRKKHILVDEAEWDIPDGVYLGGFRRSFRLWRKMHSKRRRQSCASCSINRIALATPYEEVVLYRRPLQENQRLVILVGASGVGVNELRQRLVKLNPSTFQGPLPHTSRPIRAWEQTGREYHFVTKELFDYMVCNHRFVEYGEYKGHMYGTSVDAIDDVIKRGRVCIIDIEPHNVPPLRSKKLKPYVIFVKPPSMERLRQTRRNARIISSFKANRAFTKEDFVEMEEVSRQMEAKYKHLFDHMLVNDELMDTCLKLCSVIQQAQEEPQWIPVSWTQAED from the exons ATGATGACACACACTGTGGAGGATG gggtgAGCGAGGCGCTGGCCAGCATGGCGGAAGACGTTAGCAGCGCAGTCAGCAGGAACGTCAGTGGCGCGCACCTTCTTCACGAACTCCTGAGCGCCCCCTGGCTGCACGCCCTGCTGCAG ATTTATGAGTGCCTGTTGGAGTTCAGGAGACTCTCGCCCCACCCCTTTCTGCCTCATGCCTCTGGACTCGCACACGAG GTCCAGAGTGTCCTTCAAATGGTCCATATTTCTTCTGCCGAGGCCTCAGAGCTTCATGGCCTCCTCAGCTGTCCACACGTGAAG GCCCTCCTGTCTTGTCATGACGCCGTCGCTCGGGCCGACTTTGAGCCTGTCTTACCTGCTCTACCTGACGGCCTGCCTGAGGATGAGGAGGCCATGAGGATTGTTTGTCTGGTGAAGAACAAGCAGCCTCTG ggtgCCACAATAAGGAAGGACGAGGGGACAGGAGAGATCTTCATCGCCAGGGTTATTCGTGGAGGCCTGGCTGATcgcagtg gtctCCTCCATCCTGGAGATCTGCTGCTTGAAGTCAACGGAAAACCTCTGAGTGGTCTACAACCAGAACAAGTCATCCACATACTG ATGAAGTCTCAGGGCACAATCCTGTTCAAAGTGGTTCCAAATGCGTCTCAACTGAGCAGCGGCACCAAGCCT GTCTTCATGAGGGCCATGGTGGACTACTGCCCCCTGCAGGACTCCTCCATACCCTGCCCGGACGCCGGGGTGGCCTTCAGTAAGGGGGACCTGCTGGAGGTGGTGGACCGGTCAGATGGGCAGTGGTGGCAGGCCAGGAGGCTGCCGAGCTCCGCCTCATGCACCGGCCTGATTCCCTCCGCCGCCATGTTGAAGGG TGAAGTTGAGTTA CCTCACATGCTTAGGGGTCATGGCGCCACCTGCTGCCAACCTTTTGATAGGATCAGTAAGACTTCTCTTCTGTTTCAGAGGATGAACTTCAAGACAAGTACACCACAG ATGAGGAAGAAACACATTTTGGTAG ATGAGGCGGAATGGGACATCCCTGATGGGGTTTACCTGG GAGGTTTCCGGCGTAGCTTTCGTCTTTGGAGGAAGATGCACTCAAAGAGGAGACGTCAGTCCTGCGCCTCCTGCTCGATCAATCGCATCGCTTTGGCCACGCCCTATGAGGAAGTGGTCTTGTACCGGCGCCCCCTGCAGGAGAACCAGCGCCTTGTCATCCTCGTGG GTGCGTCAGGAGTGGGCGTGAACGAACTGAGGCAGAGACTCGTCAAATTAAACCCTTCCACCTTCCAGGGGCCGCTGCCTC acaCCAGTCGTCCAATCAGAGCATGGGAGCAGACGGGAAGAGAGTACCACTTTGTCACCAAGGAGCTCTTTGACTACATGGTGTGCAACCACAG gtTTGTGGAGTACGGCGAGTATAAGGGTCACATGTACGGAACCAGCGTTGACGCcattgatgatgtcatcaaacgAGGACGTGTGTGCATCATTGATATTGAACCGCAT AACGTTCCGCCTCTGAGGAGCAAGAAGCTGAAGCCCTACGTGATCTTTGTCAAGCCTCCCAGCATGGAGAGGCTGAGACAAACGCGGAGGAACGCTCGGATCATCTCCAGCTTCAAGGCCAACAGAGCTTTCACT AAGGAGGACTTTGTGGAGATGGAGGAGGTGTCCAGACAGATGGAGGCCAAGTACAAACATTTATTTGACCACATGCTGGTGAACGACGAGCTGATGGACACGTGTCTGAAGCTGTGCTCCGTCATCCAGCAGGCCCAGGAGGAACCTCAATGGATCCCTGTCAGCTGGACCCAAGCTGAAGACTAG